Proteins from one Telopea speciosissima isolate NSW1024214 ecotype Mountain lineage chromosome 1, Tspe_v1, whole genome shotgun sequence genomic window:
- the LOC122655803 gene encoding aconitate hydratase, cytoplasmic-like, with amino-acid sequence MRDAMNKLGSDSNKITPLVPVDLVVHHSVQVDVARSENAVKANMDLEFERNKERFAFLIWGSTAFHNMLVVPPGSGIVHQVNLEYLDRVVFNTDGQLYPDSVVGTDTHTSIQL; translated from the exons ATGAGGGATGCTATGAACAAGCTTGGCAGTGATTCTAACAAGATTACCCCTTTG GTCCCAGTGGATCTTGTTGTTCATCATTCTGTTCAGGTGGATGTAGCAAGATCTGAAAATGCAGTGAAGGCAAATATGGATCTTGAATTTGAGAGGAACAAGGAGAGATTTGCTTTTCTTATATGGGGATCTACTGCTTTTCACAACATGCTTGTTGTTCCTCCCGGCTCTGGTATCGTGCATCAG GTTAACCTGGAATACCTTGATCGGGTTGTATTCAACACTGATGGCCAGCTGTACCCTGATAGTGTGGTTGGAACTGATACCCATACAAGTATACAACTATGA